Proteins from one Syngnathus scovelli strain Florida chromosome 9, RoL_Ssco_1.2, whole genome shotgun sequence genomic window:
- the LOC125975672 gene encoding transient receptor potential cation channel subfamily V member 6 yields MSPALARSAPSELNHWWSQLKFRLQNKKGWNEMLDETFLMHTKCTTDIPLFYAAKRNSAGCIKKLLSCSSTNIFERGALGETALHVAAMNDNLDVAVALMDGAPELINEPMTSDLFQGVTPLHIAVVNQNLDLVHHLVSRGADAATPRVTGLYFRKRIGGLLYYGEHILCFAACAGNEDIINMIIDAGASTRVQDYRGNTVLHVLVLQPNKTIACQAIDLIMARDAELDQPVPLDMVPNSRGLTPFKLAAKEGNTVAFQHLVNKRRLVQWGLGPLTSHLYDLSEIDSWADNMSVLELIVGSPQKEARRILEVTPVRQLVSLKWNLYGKHYFRLLMVFYLLYIGIFTLCCTYRPLKDIPENYTSSELDKTIRIQKTLRESYVTYADRLRLVGEIISVLGALVILLLEIPDILRVGAKRYFGQTALGGPFHVILVSYACLVVLLTVFRACGVQGEAEVMAVCLVLGWSNVTFFARGFEMLGPYVIMIQKIIFGDLTKFMWLSMIVLLGFSTSLWVVYMTQDPDSLPAYRSFPITLFSQFELSVGLIDLPVDHTFTTPPIIHVLHCAFSVVSYILLLNLLIAMMSDTHWRVAQERDELWRTQVVATTLMLERRLPRCLWPRLGVCGLSYGLTERWYLRVEDRNDPLMQKMRRYIKVFAREDEKEEQEVTEKADLNVKVRPRNTRSLTGWQLIRQSALGGNVELEEPEDEQDIQFV; encoded by the exons ATGTCTCCTGCGTTAGCCAGATCGGCTCCCAGCGAGCTCAACCACTGGTGGAGTCAGCTCAAGTTTCGCCTTCAGAACAAGAAAGGATGGAACGAGATGCTGGATGAGACATTTCTGATGCACACCAAGTG cacGACTGACATTCCTCTCTTCTACGCGGCAAAGAGGAACAGCGCGGGCTGCATCAAGAAGCTGCTCAGCTGTTCGTCCACCAACATCTTTGAGAGAG GCGCTCTGGGCGAGACGGCGCTCCATGTGGCCGCCATGAACGACAACCTGGACGTGGCCGTGGCTCTGATGGACGGCGCCCCGGAACTCATCAATGAGCCCATGACTTCCGACCTCTTCCAAG GTGTCACTCCTCTTCACATTGCTGTGGTGAATCAAAACTTGGACCTGGTCCATCACCTGGTGAGTCGCGGAGCGGACGCAGCCACCCCCAGAGTCACAGGCCTCTACTTCAGAAAGAGGATCGGAGGACTTCTTTACTACG GCGAGCACATTCTTTGTTTTGCTGCATGCGCGGGGAATGAGGACATCATCAACATGATCATCGATGCAGGGGCAAGCACCAGAGTCCAAGACTATCGCG GTAACACCGTGCTTCACGTATTAGTCCTGCAGCCCAACAAGACGATTGCATGCCAAGCTATTGACCTAATAATGGCCCGTGATGCAGAACTGGACCAGCCGGTACCGCTTGACATGGTGCCCAATTCTCGAGGACTTACACCTTTCAAACTGGCGGCCAAAGAAGGAAACACTGTT GCTTTTCAGCACCTGGTGAACAAAAGGCGTTTGGTCCAGTGGGGTCTGGGACCTTTGACCTCTCACCTCTATGATCTAAGTGAGATCGACTCATGGGCCGACAACATGTCAGTGCTGGAGCTCATTGTGGGAAGCCCACAGAAAGAG GCCAGGAGAATACTGGAGGTCACCCCTGTGAGGCAGCTGGTCAGCCTCAAGTGGAACCTGTATGGAAAGCATTACTTCAG ACTCCTGATGGTTTTCTACCTGCTCTACATTGGAATATTCACATTGTGTTGCACATATCGCCCTCTAAAGGACATTCCTGAGAACTACACATCATCAGAACTGGACAAAACTATCCGGATCCAGAAAACGCTTCGT GAGAGTTATGTGACATATGCGGACAGGCTGCGACTGGTAGGCGAGATCATCAGTGTCCTGGGAGCTTTGGTCATCCTATTGCTGGAA ATCCCAGACATCCTGAGGGTGGGAGCGAAGCGCTATTTTGGTCAAACGGCACTGGGCGGGCCCTTCCACGTCATCCT tGTCAGCTACGCATGCTTGGTGGTGCTGCTGACCGTGTTCCGAGCGTGCGGTGTGCAGGGCGAGGCCGAGGTCATGGCTGTGTGTTTGGTGCTGGGCTGGAGCAACGTAACGTTCTTCGCACGCGGCTTTGAAATGCTCGGCCCGTACGTCATCATGATCCAGAAG ATTATATTTGGAGACCTGACCAAGTTCATGTGGCTGAGCATGATTGTACTTCTTGGTTTTTCAACTT CCCTGTGGGTGGTGTACATGACTCAGGATCCGGACTCCCTCCCTGCATATCGCTCCTTCCCCATCACGCTCTTCTCCCAGTTTGAGCTCAGCGTGGGCCTCATTGACCTGCCGGTGGACCACACCTTCACTACGCCCCCTATCATCCACGTGCTGCACTGCGCCTTCTCCGTGGTGTCCTACATCCTCTTGCTTAACCTGCTGATCGCCATGATGAGTGATACCCACTGGCGGGTGGCCCAGGAGAGAGATGAGCTCTGGAGGACTCAG GTGGTGGCTACCACGTTGATGCTGGAGAGGAGGCTGCCCCGCTGCCTCTGGCCTCGACTCGGAGTGTGCGGGCTCAGCTACGGCCTGACGGAGCGCTGGTACCTCCG AGTCGAGGACAGGAACGACCCATTGATGCAGAAGATGCGGCGATACATTAAAGTGTTTGCCCGCGAGGATGAAAAGGAGGAACAGGAAGTAACCGAAAAGGCTGACCTGAACGTCAAAGTTAGACCGAGAAACACGAGATCTCTGACGGGCTGGCAGCTGATACGTCAAAGCGCTTTGGGCGGCAACGTGGAGCTGGAGGAGCCCGAGGACGAGCAAGACATTCAGTTTGTCTAG
- the si:dkey-26c10.5 gene encoding lectin BRA-3, which produces MEMQEKADSKKQRKEKAAMLEGEGGGNLYSLAEGPPTGEEVEPNDYTGLKKPSEDIYAAISEPTKQGQGAVRPYRLACLILTILCCLLLLVVIFLSVKTKNDACPENLDSWRPPTCSAKMCRTFMSRNQDQCYCCNQCPLGWFRLDQTCFFASTFRLSWEESQKNCSGEGGSLAVVSSQKVQTFLTEKVENLKYWIGLRRNGNVWTWVDNSTLRQSYWKDSQATEDCALLNGKDSTKNSWMKSSCNSYTYYICQIQL; this is translated from the exons ATGGAGATGCAGGAGAAAGCCGACAGTAAAAAGCAACGTAAAGAAAAGGCAGCGATGCTGGAAGGTGAAGGTGGTGGGAACCTGTACTCGCTTGCCGAGGGACCACCAA CCGGAGAGGAAGTAGAACCGAACGACTACACAGGATTGAAAAAGCCATCCGAGGATATCTACGCAGCCATTTCGGAACCAA CTAAACAGGGCCAAGGTGCTGTGAGGCCTTACCGGCTTGCGTGTTTGATCCTGACTATACTGTGctgtctgctgctgctggttgtgattttcctctcagtGAAAA CAAAAAACGATGCCTGCCCTGAGAATCTTGATAGCTGGCGTCCGCCAACTTGCAGCGCGAAGATGTGCAGGACTTTCATGTCGCGAAATCAAGACCAAT GTTACTGCTGCAACCAGTGCCCCCTCGGGTGGTTTAGGCTGGACCAGACTTGTTTCTTCGCGTCCACATTCAGGCTGAGCTGGGAGGAGAGCCAGAAGAACTGCTCCGGGGAAGGAGGATCTCTGGCCGTCGTGAGCAGCCAGAAAGTCCAG ACCTTTCTGACTGAAAAAGTGGAGAATTTGAAATACTGGATCGGTCTGCGGCGCAACGGCAATGTGTGGACCTGGGTGGACAACAGCACGCTGCGACAGAG CTACTGGAAAGACAGTCAGGCAACGGAAGATTGTGCACTACTGAACGGCAAAGATTCTACCAAGAACAGCTGGATGAAGTCCTCCTGCAACTCGTACACGTACTACATCTGTCAGATACAGCTCTGA
- the LOC137840611 gene encoding transient receptor potential cation channel subfamily V member 6-like encodes MSPALARSAPSELNHWWSQLKFRLQNKKGWNEMLDETFLMHTKCTTDIPLFYAAKRNSAGCIKKLLSCSSTNIFERGALGETALHVAAMNDNLDVAVALMDGAPELINEPMTSDLFQGVTPLHIAVVNQNLDLVHHLVSRGADAATPRVTGLYFRKRIGGLLYYGEHILCFAACAGNEDIINMIIDAGASTRVQDYRGNTVLHVLVLQPNKTIACQAIDLIMARDAELDQPVPLDMVPNSRGLTPFKLAAKEGNTVAFQHLVNKRRLVQWGLGPLTSHLYDLSEIDSWADNMSVLELIVGSPQKEARRILEVTPVRQLVSLKWNLYGGLVWVNEKLRRAFARNRTD; translated from the exons ATGTCTCCTGCGTTAGCCAGATCGGCTCCCAGCGAGCTCAACCACTGGTGGAGTCAGCTCAAGTTTCGCCTTCAGAACAAGAAAGGATGGAACGAGATGCTGGATGAGACATTTCTGATGCACACCAAGTG cacGACTGACATTCCTCTCTTCTACGCGGCAAAGAGGAACAGCGCGGGCTGCATCAAGAAGCTGCTCAGCTGTTCGTCCACCAACATCTTTGAGAGAG GCGCTCTGGGCGAGACGGCGCTCCATGTGGCCGCCATGAACGACAACCTGGACGTGGCCGTGGCTCTGATGGACGGCGCCCCGGAACTCATCAATGAGCCCATGACTTCCGACCTCTTCCAAG GTGTCACTCCTCTTCACATTGCTGTGGTGAATCAAAACTTGGACCTGGTCCATCACCTGGTGAGTCGCGGAGCGGACGCAGCCACCCCCAGAGTCACAGGCCTCTACTTCAGAAAGAGGATCGGAGGACTTCTTTACTACG GCGAGCACATTCTTTGTTTTGCTGCATGCGCGGGGAATGAGGACATCATCAACATGATCATCGATGCAGGGGCAAGCACCAGAGTCCAAGACTATCGCG GTAACACCGTGCTTCACGTATTAGTCCTGCAGCCCAACAAGACGATTGCATGCCAAGCTATTGACCTAATAATGGCCCGTGATGCAGAACTGGACCAGCCGGTACCGCTTGACATGGTGCCCAATTCTCGAGGACTTACACCTTTCAAACTGGCGGCCAAAGAAGGAAACACTGTT GCTTTTCAGCACCTGGTGAACAAAAGGCGTTTGGTCCAGTGGGGTCTGGGACCTTTGACCTCTCACCTCTATGATCTAAGTGAGATCGACTCATGGGCCGACAACATGTCAGTGCTGGAGCTCATTGTGGGAAGCCCACAGAAAGAG GCCAGGAGAATACTGGAGGTCACCCCTGTGAGGCAGCTGGTCAGCCTCAAGTGGAACCTGTATGGAGGCCTCGTGTGGGTGAACGAGAAGCTTAGAAGGGCATTCGCGCGAAATAGGACTGACTGA
- the LOC137839540 gene encoding ephrin type-B receptor 5-like translates to MCPPNSRTSHEGSSVCECRSGFYRAAGDANSSACTTPPSAPVSLSWEYESGDGGGVSLRWRPPVDMGGRSEVWYGVVCRICPSPSITNPASCSWCGEGVTFSPVQTNLKQTSVTLNNLLTRVTYLIQVQAMNEVSALSPFPARYTSINFTTSQSVPSTVPMMHQLSRAPDSITLSWPQPDRPNGDILEYQLRYFDKASDVDSAVSVYSETNTLTVGSLIAGSIYAFQIRARNERGFGPFSNTVYFTTLPLEEHSQQVQNQLPLLVGSVMGGAAFLLVVAAIVVVVVFRSKRRASPYSDRLQRYISNRGGVKYYVDPSTYEDPSEAVKEFAREIESTHLKIEEVIGSAQFGEVSRGRYRPPGRRELLVAVKTLRLGASDREKSMFLSEAGVLGQFDHPNVLKLEGVITRVPSARIITEFMENGPLDSFLRENEGQFSVLQLVGMLRGVGAGMRYLSERNFVHRDLAARNVLVNSNLVCKVSDFGLSRLMRGMDHNMPTYTASLGSKIPVRWTAPEAFQHRKFSSASDVWSFGILMWEVMSYGERPYWDMSNQEVMKAVAEQFRLPAPTGCPSALHSLMLQCWQAEREDRPSFESILSSMDRLIRHPVSLKTDIMRSCSQPLLTPTPTDFSSVSTVSDWLRALRMERYQDEFARAHLDTLDRVSRLTVEDIQNLGVNLLGHQRKIFNAAQQLKAHLTQGQVEV, encoded by the exons ATGTGCCCCCCCAACAGCAGAACAAGCCACGAGGGCTCCAGTGTGTGCGAATGTCGCAGCGGCTTCTACCGGGCGGCTGGCGACGCCAACTCGTCAGCCTGCACAA CTCCTCCCTCGGCTCCAGTGTCCTTGTCGTGGGAGTACGAGAGCGGCGACGGCGGCGGGGTATCGCTAAGGTGGCGCCCCCCGGTGGATATGGGAGGCCGCAGTGAAGTCTGGTACGGAGTGGTGTGTCGCATCTGCCCCTCGCCTTCCATCACCAACCCAGCGTCGTGCTCCTGGTGCGGAGAAGGTGTCACCTTCAGCCCCGTCCAGACCAACCTCAAGCAAACCAGCGTGACCCTCAACAACCTGCTCACCAGAGTCACCTACCTCATACAG GTGCAAGCCATGAATGAGGTGTCGGCGCTGAGCCCGTTCCCGGCTCGTTACACAAGCATCAATTTTACCACGAGCCAGTCAG TTCCCAGTACAGTTCCCATGATGCACCAGCTGAGTCGGGCCCCAGACTCCATCACCCTGTCATGGCCACAGCCTGACAGACCCAACGGCGACATTCTGGAGTACCAGCTCAGATACTTTGATAAG GCCTCGGACGTGGACAGCGCGGTCAGCGTGTACAGCGAGACCAACACTCTAACCGTCGGCTCACTCATCGCGGGCTCCATCTACGCCTTCCAGATCCGAGCTCGCAACGAGCGCGGCTTCGGTCCTTTCAGCAACACCGTCTACTTCACCACACTGCCTCTGG AAGAACATTCACagcaggttcaaaatcagcttcCTCTGCTAGTGGGCTCAGTGATGGGAGGGGCGGCGTTTCTGCTGGTGGTGGCGgccattgtggtggtggtggtctttCGCAG CAAAAGGAGGGCGAGTCCATACAGCGATAGGCTCCAGAGGTACATCAGTAACAGAG GTGGTGTGAAATATTACGTGGACCCCTCTACTTACGAGGACCCCAGCGAGGCCGTCAAAGAATTCGCCCGAGAGATCGAGTCCACTCACCTGAAGATCGAGGAGGTGATTGGTTCTG CCCAGTTCGGGGAGGTGTCCAGAGGTCGCTATCGTCCGCCGGGCCGCCGGGAGTTGCTGGTCGCCGTCAAAACTTTGCGCTTGGGGGCGTCCGACAGAGAGAAGAGCATGTTCCTGAGTGAGGCGGGGGTCTTGGGACAGTTTGACCACCCCAATGTGCTCAAGTTAGAGGGCGTGATTACCCGTGTTCCCTCGGCAAGGATAATCACAGAGTTCATGGAGAACGGACCCCTGGATTCCTTCCTCAGG GAGAACGAGGGTCAATTCAGCGTCCTCCAGCTGGTGGGGATGCTCCGAGGTGTCGGCGCTGGGATGCGTTACCTGTCGGAGAGGAACTTTGTCCACAGGGACCTGGCGGCCAGAAACGTGCTGGTCAACTCCAACCTGGTGTGCAAAGTGTCTGACTTCGGCCTGTCCCGACTCATGAGGGGCATGGACCACAACATGCCGACATACACGGCCTCGCTG GGGAGCAAGATCCCTGTGAGGTGGACAGCTCCGGAAGCCTTTCAGCATCGCAAGTTCAGCTCGGCCAGCGACGTCTGGAGCTTCGGCATCCTCATGTGGGAAGTCATGTCGTACGGAGAGCGGCCCTACTGGGACATGAGCAATCAAGAA GTGATGAAGGCCGTAGCGGAGCAGTTCCGCCTCCCTGCCCCCACCGGTTGCCCCTCAGCTCTCCACTCGCTGATGCTTCAATGCTGGCAGGCCGAGCGAGAGGACAGGCCGAGCTTTGAGTCCATCCTGTCCTCCATGGACCGCCTCATTAGGCATCCCGTGTCCCTCAAGACGGACATAATGCG AAGCTGCTCGCAGCCGCTCCTAACCCCCACCCCGACAGACTTCTCATCAGTGTCCACAGTCAGCGATTGGCTACGGGCACTGAGGATGGAGCGATATCAAGACGAGTTCGCTCGGGCGCATTTGGACACGTTGGACAGAGTCAGCCGCCTCACCGTGGA AGACATCCAGAACCTTGGCGTGAACCTGCTGGGTCACCAGAGGAAGATCTTCAACGCCGCCCAACAACTCAAGGCCCATCTGACTCAAGGCCAGGTGGAGGTTTAA
- the zgc:92606 gene encoding gamma-aminobutyric acid receptor-associated protein-like 1, translating to MASQYQRSVPLEVRRAEGERVRAKHPDKIPIIVERAHRSRAPDLDKKKYLVPSDLTVGQLCFLIRQRVSLRPEEALFFFVNNSMPPSSSPLSAVYEEHHEEDLFLYMTYSNESVYGA from the exons ATGGCGAGTCAATATCAGCGCTCGGTACCGCTGGAGGTGAGGCGAGCGGAAGGAGAGCGCGTCCGGGCCAAGCATCCTGACAAGATACCG ATCATTGTGGAGAGGGCCCATAGGTCACGAGCTCCTGACCTGGATAAGAAGAAATACTTGGTGCCCTCAGATTTAACAG TGGGCCAGTTGTGTTTCCTAATCCGGCAGCGCGTGTCATTGAGACCAGAAGAGGCGCTCTTCTTCTTTGTTAACAACTCCATGCCCCCCTCCAGCTCGCCTCTGTCTGCAGTCTACGAG GAGCACcacgaagaagacttatttctcTACATGACCTACAGCAACGAGAGCGTCTACGGCGCCTGA